In Primulina eburnea isolate SZY01 chromosome 14, ASM2296580v1, whole genome shotgun sequence, the following proteins share a genomic window:
- the LOC140812366 gene encoding protein FAR1-RELATED SEQUENCE 5-like, with the protein MTDHMSRLKKHTKVENGDATALIQYFINKANKENYFCWNVQFDDDDRVMNFFFRDYRCEVDYEYFGDVMSIDTTYRTNKYNLICAPFVGINHHMQNVLFGLAFMSDETQSSFEWLFATFLDSMNGRQPQTIFSEQSQAMMNAIETIFPLSHHRLCQWHINQNAPSHFVSLNGDYDFKGLWYKCMNHCDSEDEFESTWKYMIETYDLDGHKWLNDMYKLKKKWSIAFLNGRFSAGLLATSRSEVTNMVLKKAGNKMSSLYDFVLNYEKIQNNWREREKTEDTRCRHGNPAQILKNHPLLINAFTVYTMSVYHQFEIEMVNSLNCKSVEPPSCFGNDWNWIQIKVNSHDENSRVRYVVFNKQSHEINCSCHKF; encoded by the coding sequence ATGACCGACCATATGAGTCGGTTGAAAAAACATACCAAAGTTGAGAATGGAGATGCCACTGCACTTattcaatattttataaataaggcTAATAAGGAGAATTATTTTTGCTGGAATGTTCAATTCGATGATGATGATAGGGTGATGAACTTTTTCTTTAGGGACTATAGATGCGAGGTTGATTATGAATATTTTGGTGATGTCATGTCGATTGATACAACATATAGAACAAATAAGTATAATTTAATATGTGCTCCATTTGTTGGTATAAATCACCATATGCAGAATGTATTGTTTGGCTTGGCCTTTATGTCAGATGAAACTCAAAGTTCTTTTGAATGGTTGTTTGCAACATTTCTTGATTCTATGAATGGACGACAACCACAAACTATCTTTTCAGAACAATCTCAAGCCATGATGAATGCCATAGAAACAATTTTTCCACTTTCACATCATCGTTTATGCCAATGGCATATAAATCAAAATGCTCCTTCACATTTTGTGAGTTTAAATGGTGATTATGATTTTAAAGGATTGTGGTATAAATGCATGAATCATTGTGATTCTGAAGATGAATTTGAGAGCACATGGAAATATATGATTGAAACATATGATTTGGATGGTCATAAATGGTTGAATGATATGTACAAGCTTAAGAAGAAATGGTCTATTGCTTTTTTGAATGGAAGGTTTAGTGCGGGACTTTTGGCTACTTCAAGAAGTGAAGTCACGAATATGGTTTTAAAAAAGGCAGGTAACAAAATGAGTTCATTGTATGACTTTGTGCTGAATTATGAGAAGATTCAAAATAACTGGCGGGAAAGGGAGAAGACTGAAGATACTCGTTGTCGCCATGGTAATCCTGCACAGATTTTGAAAAACCATCCATTGTTGATTAATGCTTTTACTGTTTATACGATGTCTGTATATCATCAGTTCGAAATTGAAATGGTTAATTCATTGAATTGCAAATCGGTAGAACCACCATCTTGTTTTGGTAATGATTGGAATTGGATTCAAATCAAAGTAAATTCTCATGATGAAAATTCAAGGGTTCGATATGTGGTGTTCAATAAGCAGAGTCATGAAATAAATTGCAGTTGTCATAAGTTTTAG